One window of the Deinococcus depolymerans genome contains the following:
- a CDS encoding CapA family protein, whose amino-acid sequence MRRPLCALLAGLLLTSGGREAPTGAVTLALGGDLSLARGVAQANAADWPATLRAVAPLLRADLVAANLESPLTDAPRETPGLDLRAPPGAAAALWPLTHLGVVNNHSRDAGPAGEAQSLGTLRRTGLTPVTPAPTVRTVRGQRVALLAWLDDGATPLPLAAVRVAARQADAVIVLAHWGEEYGLTTARQRAQARALVAAGATVIAGSGPHVLQGHEVLTGPRGPALVLYSLGNLLFDQPFPSAQLGAVVRVTLPDVRHACAAPTRTRAGRVTPASGTQRTQALTRLGLPACPETR is encoded by the coding sequence ATGAGGCGCCCCCTCTGCGCTCTGCTGGCGGGCCTGCTGCTCACCTCGGGCGGGCGGGAGGCCCCCACAGGCGCGGTCACGCTGGCGCTGGGCGGTGACCTGAGCCTCGCGCGGGGCGTGGCGCAGGCGAACGCCGCCGACTGGCCCGCCACGCTGCGGGCGGTGGCGCCGCTGCTGCGCGCCGATCTGGTCGCTGCGAACCTGGAATCCCCCCTGACGGACGCGCCCCGGGAGACGCCGGGCCTCGACCTGCGAGCGCCCCCCGGCGCGGCGGCCGCCCTGTGGCCCCTGACGCACCTGGGCGTGGTGAACAACCACAGCCGGGACGCCGGACCGGCCGGGGAGGCGCAGTCGCTGGGCACGCTGCGCCGCACCGGGCTGACTCCCGTGACCCCTGCCCCGACCGTCCGCACGGTGAGGGGGCAGCGGGTCGCGCTGCTGGCGTGGCTGGACGACGGCGCCACCCCCCTGCCGCTGGCGGCGGTGCGCGTGGCGGCCCGGCAGGCGGACGCCGTGATCGTCCTGGCCCACTGGGGCGAGGAGTACGGCCTGACCACCGCCCGGCAGCGCGCCCAGGCGCGGGCGCTCGTGGCGGCCGGGGCGACCGTGATCGCCGGGAGCGGCCCGCACGTCCTCCAGGGGCACGAGGTCCTGACCGGCCCGCGCGGGCCGGCGCTGGTGCTGTACAGCCTGGGCAACCTGCTGTTCGACCAGCCGTTCCCGTCAGCGCAACTCGGCGCGGTGGTGCGCGTGACGCTGCCGGACGTGAGGCACGCCTGCGCGGCCCCCACCCGCACCCGCGCGGGGCGCGTGACCCCCGCCAGCGGGACGCAGCGGACGCAGGCCCTGACCCGCCTGGGCCTCCCCGCCTGCCCGGAGACCCGGTGA